The following proteins are co-located in the Euwallacea fornicatus isolate EFF26 chromosome 16, ASM4011564v1, whole genome shotgun sequence genome:
- the LOC136344268 gene encoding uncharacterized protein — translation MVGICPFLLAAIITVVSGDYYYLYPSAEAEHGTLILHPYPAVETILPIRGPYPPAETVYPTSDTDPAAASIRPISGPYPAAEAIDPINGSQPAVQITHPISSPYPAAEIILPASGPYPAAETILPISGPYPAAEISLPASGPYPAAENILPIRGPYLPAETAHSISGTDPAATTIRPISGPYPAAETIDPINGSQSAVQTIHPISGPYPAAEIILPASGPYPAAETILPIRGPYPAAESIHPISGPYPASEHKETSAPTNIPYSPAQPAAIEPYPASEPVKLATLSHPYPAAEPVKPTTTLPSSATAPKETTAHFPYPTAEPTKKPAPSKPTITFSQPTVVVKEETTSFSYPGAQPANKKPSLPYPGVELNSAPFHPYQAAEY, via the coding sequence ATGGTGGGAATTTGCCCATTTCTCTTGGCAGCAATCATTACTGTAGTTAGTGGTGACTACTACTACCTGTATCCGTCAGCTGAAGCAGAACATGGAACACTAATTCTCCATCCTTACCCCGCTGTTGAAACTATCCTTCCGATAAGAGGCCCTTACCCCCCTGCTGAAACTGTCTATCCAACAAGTGACACTGACCCCGCTGCTGCCTCTATCCGTCCGATAAGTGGCCCTTATCCTGCTGCTGAAGCCATAGATCCGATAAATGGCTCTCAGCCTGCTGTTCAAATTACCCACCCGATAAGTAGCCCCTATCCTGCAGCTGAAATTATCCTTCCGGCAAGTGGGCCTTATCCCGCTGCTGAAACTATCCTTCCTATAAGTGGCCCCTATCCTGCAGCTGAAATTAGCCTTCCGGCAAGTGGGCCTTACCCCGCTGCCGAAAATATCCTTCCGATAAGGGGCCCTTACCTCCCTGCTGAAACTGCCCATTCAATAAGTGGCACTGACCCCGCTGCTACAACTATCCGTCCGATAAGTGGCCCTTATCCTGCTGCTGAAACCATAGATCCGATAAATGGTTCTCAGTCTGCTGTTCAAACTATTCACCCGATAAGCGGCCCCTATCCTGCAGCTGAAATTATCCTTCCGGCAAGTGGGCCTTACCCCGCTGCCGAAACTATCCTTCCGATAAGGGGCCCTTATCCCGCTGCTGAAAGCATTCATCCCATCAGTGGCCCTTATCCCGCTTCAGAGCATAAAGAGACGTCAGCCCCAACAAACATCCCCTATTCGCCTGCACAACCCGCTGCAATTGAGCCATATCCAGCCAGTGAACCTGTAAAACTGGCAACGTTAAGCCACCCTTATCCAGCCGCAGAACCAGTGAAACCAACCACAACCCTTCCATCCTCAGCTACAGCCCCAAAAGAAACCACCGCACACTTTCCTTATCCCACTGCCGAGCCGACCAAAAAACCAGCACCTTCGAAACCAACTATAACTTTTTCGCAACCAACTGTTGTGGTAAAGGAGGAAACCACAAGTTTTTCTTATCCAGGAGCTCAACCTGCTAATAAGAAGCCGAGTCTGCCCTATCCCGGAGTAGAACTTAACTCTGCGCCCTTTCATCCGTATCAAGCGGCAGAATATTAG
- the bor gene encoding ATPase family AAA domain-containing protein 3A homolog, which translates to MSWIFGYGRNKDQGPDLSQMGLGVPSGPHGGSRDPPSNEPNLTKAEMKHMEAYRFDSSALERAAQAAKDLEKSKHAKEALDLSKLQETTRQVEQQAKIKEYEAYIAQSQIESKKAEAEEKRKLLQEETRQHQARAQYQDQLARKRYDDQLAQQQRMNDESLRRQEESVAKQEAIRKATIEHEMDLRNKNDMKKVEAKFRAKAKVDRENRDLTLEQIRLKAQENRVTVLESIKTVGTGVQAMLTDWNKVLTAAGGLTLLALGVYSARGVTSVATRYVESRIGKPSLVRETSKFSMLDAVKHPIETIKKLKNKEGDVLQGVVLAPKLEERLRDIAIATKNTKHNRGMYRNLLMHGPPGTGKTMFTKKLAKHSGMDYAILTGGDIIPMGKEGVTALHKVFDWANSTRKGLLLFIDEADAFLGKRSSENISEDLRAVLNAFLYRTGEQSDKFMLVLASNTPEQFDWAVNDRLDEMVEFLLPGLDERERLIRLYFQKFVLEPATEGTRRLKVDSFDYSALCTTMAEMTDGMSGREIAKLGVAWQAAAYASEVGILTEKMVLTIVEDHVMQHKQKVEWQSKQEKDKSKSFYHSEKEDSYIPVTPKAIDYNAPLAIEYQKETETKSPTCSKSTETSKAQPKKRK; encoded by the exons ATGTCGTGGATATTCGGTTATGGCCGAAACAAAGACCAGGGGCCGGATCTCTCCCAAATGGGTCTCGGCGTTCCCTCAGGACCGCATGGCGGGTCCCGAGATCCGCCTTCCAATGAGCCGAATTTGACTAAAGCTGAGATGAAGCACATGGAGGCCTATAGGTTCGATTCGTCCGCTCTGGAGCGGGCGGCTCAAGCCGCAAAAGATCTCGAGAAATCGA agcaTGCCAAAGAAGCCCTGGATCTCTCAAAGCTTCAAGAAACAACCAGGCAAGTTGAGCAACAGGCGAAAATCAAAGAATATGAAGCATACATTGCTCAATCGCAAATCGAGAGCAAGAAAGCTGAAGCTGAAGAGAAAAGAAAGCTCCTTCAGGAGGAAACGCGGCAACACCAAGCTAGAGCTCAGTATCAAGACCAACTGGCACGAAAAAGATATGACGATCAGTTAGCGCAACAGCAAAGGATGAATGATGAAAGTTTAAGAAG GCAAGAAGAATCTGTAGCCAAGCAAGAAGCAATCCGTAAAGCCACAATTGAACATGAGATggatttaagaaataaaaatgatatgaAAAAGGTGGAGGCGAAGTTTAGGGCCAAAGCCAAGGTAGATAGGGAGAATCGCGATTTGACTCTGGAACAAATTCGGCTGAAAGCCCAGGAGAATCGAGTTACTGTTTTAGAAAGCATTAA GACAGTGGGTACTGGAGTTCAAGCTATGTTAACAGATTGGAACAAAGTACTTACTGCAGCAGGAGGTTTAACTCTTCTAGCTTTGGGAGTGTATTCTGCAAGGGGTGTAACCAGTGTTGCAACTAGATATGTTGAGTCAAGGATTG GAAAACCATCTTTAGTCAGAGAAACATCTAAATTTTCTATGCTTGATGCTGTAAAACATCCTAtagaaactataaaaaaactaaaaaataaggAAGGTGACGTTCTTCAAGGCGTTGTATTAGCTCCAAAACTTGAAGAAAGGTTGAGGGACATAGCCATTGCTACAAAAAACACCAAACACAATAGAGGAATGTACAGAAATCTCCTTATGCATGGACCGCCTGGCACTGGAAAAACTATGTTTACAAAG aaattagcAAAACATTCTGGAATGGATTATGCAATTTTGACTGGAGGTGATATAATCCCGATGGGCAAAGAAGGCGTCACTGCTTTGCACAAAGTGTTTGACTGGGCCAACAGTACGCGTAAAGGCCttctattatttattgatgaaGCGGACGCGTTTTTGGGAAAGAGATCTTCGGAAAATATATCTGAGGATTTAAGAGCAGTACTTAATGCCTTTCTTTACAGAACTG gtgaacaaagtgacaaatttatGTTGGTGCTGGCGTCCAATACTCCCGAACAATTCGATTGGGCCGTAAACGACCGACTGGATGAAATGGTCGAGTTTCTCTTGCCTGGTTTGGATGAACGGGAACGATTAATTagattatattttcaaaagtttgtTTTGGAACCGGCAACGGAAGGAACAAG gagaTTAAAAGTAGATAGCTTCGACTACAGTGCCCTCTGTACGACTATGGCTGAAATGACGGACGGCATGTCTGGAAGAGAAATTGCGAAACTGGGAGTGGCATGGCAGGCGGCAGCCTACGCATCCGAGGTCGGTATCTTAActgaaaaaatggttttgacTATAGTTGAAGACCATGTCATGCAACATAAGCAAAAG gtgGAATGGCAGTCGAAACAAGAAAAAGATAAATCCAAAAGTTTTTACCACTCAGAAAAAGAAGACTCATACATCCCCGTAACACCTAAAGCAATTGATTACAACGCACCTTTAGCTATCGAATATCAGAAAGAAACCGAAACCAAATCCCCAACTTGCAGTAAATCGACGGAAACGAGTAAAGCCCAACCGAAAAAGAGGAAATAG
- the LOC136343851 gene encoding endocuticle structural glycoprotein SgAbd-2-like: MLLITFGCLLSTALATPQNYYRQPPYQQRPYQPQPPYPPPVPIVSESNELNPDGSFSYSYVSGDGSQAQVQGYLKNAGQKDTEAEVMQGSYSYTSPDGTPITVNWIADENGFRAEGAHLPTPPPVPDEIKRSLDLISRQPVQEGQYSEEYDKNTFQRHSSFQRRYRY, translated from the exons ATGTTGCTT ATCACATTCGGTTGTTTGCTGAGCACAGCTCTGGCCACGCCTCAAAACTACTACAGACAACCTCCGTACCAACAACGACCTTACCAACCTCAACCACCGTATCCACCACCGGTTCCAATTGTTTCCGAGTCCAACGAATTGAACCCCGATGGGTCTTTTAGTTACAG TTACGTTTCTGGTGATGGCTCCCAAGCCCAAGTGCAAGGGTACCTCAAAAACGCTGGCCAAAAGGACACCGAAGCCGAAGTGATGCAAGGGTCCTACTCGTACACCTCCCCGGATG GAACCCCGATCACGGTCAATTGGATCGCAGACGAAAACGGCTTCAGAGCGGAAGGGGCGCACCTTCCGACCCCTCCACCAGTTCCGGACGAAATCAAAAGGTCTTTGGATCTAATTTCCAGGCAGCCAGTACAAGAAGGGCAGTACTCTGAGGAGTATgacaaaaacacttttcagAGGCATAGTAGCTTTCAGAGGAGGTATCGGTACTAA
- the LOC136344055 gene encoding 2',5'-phosphodiesterase 12-like isoform X1, with the protein MSNSELRIAYLREFDTSICDIRFTLTVKTKTGNTLEKDVIGFAKNFETLADLKKSIEENVVALSCNNTEIDRNENCKDHELCDLPKKTLIIKFLKIDKDHRDSIKIKDFIKLKEDKILQVCDQKYAIITNAPFIRMVKLPFSISTNFPVEPITFQAYNLDRKTSKFIWLKSIDQNVWHKIAEGYRYDVTEDDLDHYLKFFCVPYNSHQIKGPVVEAISEYKVNNVPQLPECPFEKRHCLTREALKGNKIRVVTYNVLADRYVDFDQFDYTHPKFLGVHYRKKLIMKELEGYKADIICLQEVDDMQYKAFYKNQFKKRGYESIFNRKGNCIPEGLVCAFKANRFNLMETKQLVMSGSLDRKQFKKILDLLNTNSDVKKEFLRQKTSLQTTILQDLHTNNIVIVGNTHLFYHPDANHIRLLQAFMATLHLGNLKDRVVKESNRRGRVGIIFCGDFNSDVSKSLYDFMVAGTINPEHEDCTKISPSGDALLHHKLRLISASGTPKYTNYTKDYKGCLDYIFVDSLKFSVIRQIPVPTAEELKQYVGLPNEVYPSDHLSLVVELDFKSR; encoded by the exons atGTCGAATTCAGAATTAAGAATTGCTTATCTCAGGGAATTTGATACATCTATCTGTGATATTCGTTTTACCCTGACTGTAAAAACTAAAACGGGAAATACATTAGAAAAAGACGTTATtggttttgcaaaaaatttcgaaactttGGCGGACTTAAAGAAAAGCATTGAAGAAAATGTGGTGGCCCTCAGCTGCAATAATACAGAGATTGATCGTAATGAGAATTGTAAAGATCATGAGCTGTGtgatttaccaaaaaaaacgCTAATAATAAAGTTTCTGAAAATTGATAAGGATCATAGAGATagcataaaaattaaagactTTATCAAACTGAAGGAAGATAAAATACTTCAAGTGTGCGACCAAAAATATGCTATTATAACTAATGCCCCATTTATAAGGATGGTTAAGTTGCCTTTTTCTATATCTACCAATTTCCCAGTAGAACCGATTACATTTCAAGCTTATAACCTGGATAGAAAGACTTCTAAATTCATTTGGTTGAAATCCATTGACCAGAACGTTTGGCACAAAATCGCTGAGGGATACAGATACGACGTTACAGAAGACGACTTAGATCATTACTTGAAATTCTTTTGTGTACCTTATAACAGCCACCAAATTAAAGGTCCCGTAGTAGAAGCTATTTCCGAGTATAAGGTTAATAATGTGCCACAATTGCCTGAATGCCCCTTTGAGAAAAGGCATTGTTTAACTAGAGAAGCGTTAAAGGGAAATAA GATAAGGGTTGTGACTTACAATGTTTTGGCTGATCGCTACGTGGACTTTGATCAGTTTGATTATACACATCCAAAGTTTCTGGGTGTTCATTAccgaaaaaaacttattatgaAGGAATTGGAAG GATATAAAGCAGATATTATATGTTTGCAAGAGGTGGACGACATGCAGTATAAAGCTTtctataaaaaccaatttaaaaaaaggggaTATGAAAGCATTTTTAACAGGAAGGGCAATTGCATTCCCGAAGGTTTGGTATGTGCCTTTAAGGCAAACAGATTCAA TCTGATGGAAACTAAGCAATTGGTGATGTCAGGCTCATTAGATcgcaaacaatttaaaaaaatcctggaTTTGTTGAACACGAACAGTGACGTAAAGAAAGAGTTTCTTCGCCAGAAAACCTCATTGCAAACCACCATTTTGCAAGACTTACATACCAACAATATCGTGATAGTAGGAAATACTCACTTATTTTATCATCCGGACGCCAACCATATAAGACTGCTGCAAGCCTTCATGGCCACGCTTCACTTGGGAAATTTGAAAGATCGTGTAGTCAAG gaAAGCAATAGACGTGGTAGGGTGGggataatattttgtggcgATTTTAATAGTGATGTATCAAAGTCCCTTTACGATTTCATGGTAGCAGGAACTATTAATCCAGAGCATGAAGACTGCACTAAAA TTTCCCCTTCAGGAGACGCACTGCTTCACCACAAACTCCGTCTAATTAGCGCCAGTGGAACTCCTAAATATACAAATTACACGAAAGACTACAAAGGCTGTTTAGACTATATTTTCGTCGacagtttgaaattttctgtGATCCGACAAATTCCGGTTCCGACTGCTGAGGAACTGAAGCAATACGTGGGTTTGCCGAACGAGGTTTATCCTTCCGATCATTTGTCTCTAGTTGTAGAATTGGACTTTAAGTCTAGATAA
- the LOC136344187 gene encoding uncharacterized protein translates to MANDMQFILFTLAALGASSQADYPPPEQPHTEYGVPAAYLAKTTQNSYSDVSKAVLPVEKPVNVALSRDVSGIPKGHDQHETPILKFAAPIKTSYDYHIPHIIPIPVQEYDATKSFDEKYTVPYHVASEKPREEYGTPNFVGNVSPTVTHFDYYIPHTAPVEPANEHRVPKIPNDHKVPLAPENPHEKYGAPHAVENVSPIVTHFDYFIPHVAPIAPANEYGVPTVPSEHEVFAHVAPEKPREEYGAPNPGQHVVPVAPANEYGVPNVLDEHKLPLDVTPEKPHEEYGAPHAVENLSPIVTHYDYYIPHIAPIAPANEYGVPTVPNEHEVFVHVAQEKPREEYGVPNTGEHVVPVAPANEYGVPNVLNEHKLPLDVTPEKPHEEYGAPHAVENISPIVTHYDYYIPYIAPIAPANEYGVSKVPDEHEVFVPVAPEKPRKEYGIPNPEQHVVPVVPANEYGITSVLDEHRFPLGVAPEKPREEYGAPNPGQHVVPAAPANEYGVPNVLDEQKLPLDVTPEKPHEEYGAPHAVENTSPIVTHYDYYIPHVASVAPANEYGVPTVLDKHEVPLGIAPEKPREEYGAPHYVEHAHSQNDYNIPHAVVPTPQVQHESTVAGVTKVLDEPVVVPHSVYGVPTIY, encoded by the exons ATGGCAAACGACATGCAATTT ATTCTTTTTACCCTCGCAGCCCTTGGGGCCTCCTCCCAAGCCGACTATCCCCCACCAGAGCAGCCCCATACTGAGTACGGAGTGCCCGCTGCATACTTGGCCAAAACGACTCAAAACTCGTACTCCGATGTATCAAAAGCGGTTCTCCCCGTGGAAAAACCAGTAAATGTTGCACTGTCTCGTGACGTGTCTGGAATCCCCAAAGGGCATGATCAACATGAAACGCCAATTCTCAAGTTTGCAGCGCCAATTAAGACTTCCTACGACTACCACATTCCTCATATCATTCCTATCCCAGTTCAAGAATATGACGCAACAAAATCCTTTGACGAAAAATATACAGTTCCTTATCATGTTGCCTCGGAGAAGCCCCGTGAAGAATACGGCACCCCCAACTTTGTGGGAAATGTATCTCCAACTGTTACGCATTTCGACTACTACATTCCTCATACAGCCCCTGTAGAGCCAGCCAATGAACATAGAGTTCCGAAAATACCCAATGACCATAAAGTTCCTCTTGCCCCAGAGAATCCCCATGAAAAATATGGAGCCCCTCACGCTGTGGAAAATGTATCCCCAATTGTTACTCATTTCGACTACTTTATTCCACATGTAGCCCCTATAGCTCCAGCCAATGAATACGGAGTTCCAACAGTGCCCAGTGAACATGAAGTGTTTGCCCATGTTGCCCCAGAGAAGCCCCGTGAAGAATATGGAGCCCCTAACCCTGGACAACACGTAGTTCCTGTAGCGCCTGCTAATGAATACGGTGTCCCCAATGTACTTGATGAGCATAAACTTCCTCTTGATGTCACCCCAGAGAAGCCCCATGAAGAATACGGAGCCCCTCACGCTGTAGAAAATTTATCCCCAATTGTTACACATTACGACTACTACATTCCTCATATAGCCCCTATAGCTCCAGCCAATGAATACGGAGTTCCAACAGTGCCCAATGAACATGAAGTGTTTGTCCATGTTGCCCAAGAGAAGCCCCGTGAAGAATATGGAGTCCCTAACACTGGAGAACATGTAGTTCCTGTAGCGCCTGCTAATGAATACGGTGTCCCCAATGTACTCAATGAGCATAAACTTCCTCTTGATGTCACCCCAGAGAAGCCCCATGAAGAATACGGAGCCCCTCACGCTGTAGAAAATATATCCCCAATTGTTACGCATTACGACTACTACATTCCTTATATAGCCCCTATAGCTCCAGCCAATGAATACGGAGTTTCAAAAGTGCCTGATGAGCATGAAGTGTTTGTTCCTGTCGCTCCAGAGAAGCCTCGTAAAGAATATGGAATCCCCAACCCTGAACAACATGTAGTTCCTGTAGTGCCCGCTAACGAATACGGTATCACTAGTGTACTTGATGAACATAGATTTCCTCTTGGTGTCGCTCCAGAGAAACCTCGTGAAGAATATGGAGCCCCTAACCCTGGACAACACGTAGTTCCTGCAGCGCCCGCCAATGAATACGGTGTCCCTAATGTACTCGATGAACAAAAACTTCCTCTTGATGTCACCCCAGAAAAGCCCCATGAAGAATACGGAGCCCCTCACGCTGTAGAAAATACATCCCCAATTGTTACGCACTACGACTATTACATTCCTCATGTAGCTTCTGTAGCGCCGGCCAATGAATACGGAGTCCCAACAGTTCTCGATAAGCATGAAGTTCCTCTTGGTATTGCCCCAGAGAAACCCCGTGAAGAATACGGAGCTCCTCACTATGTAGAACATGCTCATTCACAGAATGACTACAACATTCCCCATGCCGTAGTGCCAACCCCGCAAGTTCAGCATGAGTCCACAGTTGCTGGCGTTACCAAAGTGTTGGATGAACCTGTGGTGGTACCGCACTCCGTTTATGGAGTACCAACCatttattaa
- the LOC136344055 gene encoding 2',5'-phosphodiesterase 12-like isoform X2: MSNSELRIAYLREFDTSICDIRFTLTVKTKTGNTLEKDVIGFAKNFETLADLKKSIEENVVALSCNNTEIDRNENCKDHELCDLPKKTLIIKFLKIDKDHRDSIKIKDFIKLKEDKILQVCDQKYAIITNAPFIRMVKLPFSISTNFPVEPITFQAYNLDRKTSKFIWLKSIDQNVWHKIAEGYRYDVTEDDLDHYLKFFCVPYNSHQIKGPVVEAISEYKVNNVPQLPECPFEKRHCLTREALKGNKVVTYNVLADRYVDFDQFDYTHPKFLGVHYRKKLIMKELEGYKADIICLQEVDDMQYKAFYKNQFKKRGYESIFNRKGNCIPEGLVCAFKANRFNLMETKQLVMSGSLDRKQFKKILDLLNTNSDVKKEFLRQKTSLQTTILQDLHTNNIVIVGNTHLFYHPDANHIRLLQAFMATLHLGNLKDRVVKESNRRGRVGIIFCGDFNSDVSKSLYDFMVAGTINPEHEDCTKISPSGDALLHHKLRLISASGTPKYTNYTKDYKGCLDYIFVDSLKFSVIRQIPVPTAEELKQYVGLPNEVYPSDHLSLVVELDFKSR, translated from the exons atGTCGAATTCAGAATTAAGAATTGCTTATCTCAGGGAATTTGATACATCTATCTGTGATATTCGTTTTACCCTGACTGTAAAAACTAAAACGGGAAATACATTAGAAAAAGACGTTATtggttttgcaaaaaatttcgaaactttGGCGGACTTAAAGAAAAGCATTGAAGAAAATGTGGTGGCCCTCAGCTGCAATAATACAGAGATTGATCGTAATGAGAATTGTAAAGATCATGAGCTGTGtgatttaccaaaaaaaacgCTAATAATAAAGTTTCTGAAAATTGATAAGGATCATAGAGATagcataaaaattaaagactTTATCAAACTGAAGGAAGATAAAATACTTCAAGTGTGCGACCAAAAATATGCTATTATAACTAATGCCCCATTTATAAGGATGGTTAAGTTGCCTTTTTCTATATCTACCAATTTCCCAGTAGAACCGATTACATTTCAAGCTTATAACCTGGATAGAAAGACTTCTAAATTCATTTGGTTGAAATCCATTGACCAGAACGTTTGGCACAAAATCGCTGAGGGATACAGATACGACGTTACAGAAGACGACTTAGATCATTACTTGAAATTCTTTTGTGTACCTTATAACAGCCACCAAATTAAAGGTCCCGTAGTAGAAGCTATTTCCGAGTATAAGGTTAATAATGTGCCACAATTGCCTGAATGCCCCTTTGAGAAAAGGCATTGTTTAACTAGAGAAGCGTTAAAGGGAAATAA GGTTGTGACTTACAATGTTTTGGCTGATCGCTACGTGGACTTTGATCAGTTTGATTATACACATCCAAAGTTTCTGGGTGTTCATTAccgaaaaaaacttattatgaAGGAATTGGAAG GATATAAAGCAGATATTATATGTTTGCAAGAGGTGGACGACATGCAGTATAAAGCTTtctataaaaaccaatttaaaaaaaggggaTATGAAAGCATTTTTAACAGGAAGGGCAATTGCATTCCCGAAGGTTTGGTATGTGCCTTTAAGGCAAACAGATTCAA TCTGATGGAAACTAAGCAATTGGTGATGTCAGGCTCATTAGATcgcaaacaatttaaaaaaatcctggaTTTGTTGAACACGAACAGTGACGTAAAGAAAGAGTTTCTTCGCCAGAAAACCTCATTGCAAACCACCATTTTGCAAGACTTACATACCAACAATATCGTGATAGTAGGAAATACTCACTTATTTTATCATCCGGACGCCAACCATATAAGACTGCTGCAAGCCTTCATGGCCACGCTTCACTTGGGAAATTTGAAAGATCGTGTAGTCAAG gaAAGCAATAGACGTGGTAGGGTGGggataatattttgtggcgATTTTAATAGTGATGTATCAAAGTCCCTTTACGATTTCATGGTAGCAGGAACTATTAATCCAGAGCATGAAGACTGCACTAAAA TTTCCCCTTCAGGAGACGCACTGCTTCACCACAAACTCCGTCTAATTAGCGCCAGTGGAACTCCTAAATATACAAATTACACGAAAGACTACAAAGGCTGTTTAGACTATATTTTCGTCGacagtttgaaattttctgtGATCCGACAAATTCCGGTTCCGACTGCTGAGGAACTGAAGCAATACGTGGGTTTGCCGAACGAGGTTTATCCTTCCGATCATTTGTCTCTAGTTGTAGAATTGGACTTTAAGTCTAGATAA
- the Cbp20 gene encoding nuclear cap-binding protein subunit 2: MTSITSPSIELSSYRDQHFKGTRAEQDKLLKLTSTLYIGNLSFYTTEEQIYELFSKCGEVRRIIMGLDKYKKTPCGFCFLEYYTREDAENCLRYINGTRLDDRIVRTDWDAGFIEGRQYGRGKTGGQVRDEYRTDYDAGRGGYGKLIQQKIGTEVPGFLR, encoded by the exons ATGACCAGCATAACTTCACCTTCGATAGAACTAAGTTCCTATCGAGACCAACATTTTAAG GGCACCCGGGCAGAGCAAGATAAACTACTGAAACTAACTtctaccctgtatattggaaACCTTTCCTTCTATACTACTGAGGAGCAAATCTATgaactattttcaaaatgtggtGAAGTGAGGCGGATAATTATGGGTCTCGACAAATACAAGAAGACGCCTTGTGGTTTCTGTTTTCTAGAGTACTACACTAGAGAAGATGCAGAAAACTGCTTACG GTATATTAATGGAACAAGACTGGACGACAGAATTGTTAGGACAGATTGGGATGCAGGCTTCATTGAAGGAAGGCAGTATGGAAGAGGGAAAACTGGTGGACAG GTTCGAGACGAGTACCGAACTGATTATGACGCAGGTAGAGGTGGATATGGAAAGCTCATCCAGCAAAAAATTGGTACCGAAGTTCCTGGATTTCTACGATAA